From Gossypium raimondii isolate GPD5lz chromosome 11, ASM2569854v1, whole genome shotgun sequence:
AACTGACTCAATTCGTGAAACCATAGATAGATACTGTTGGATTTAAAGGAGTTCAATTATAAATAGAACCCTCCCCTTAATTTCttgtatgttattttcttgtggcttttctatttaattcaaatcactGTCTTTACGAGAGGCGGATTTGAAGCAAAAGAACCGTTTAATGTCCGCGATTTGCTAGATTAAAATTATAGTCCCGTAACACTTGCATGCGCCACCCATGACATGACCAGCTCATCGCAATAGCACCCAATTCCGCACCTTGTTCCTTTTCAATGAAAGCAGTATTAACATTGATCTTCACCTTCAATCTAATAGATGCCTACAAATTAACAACTGTTGCCTGGTGCGGAAGCATCACTCTTCTACTCAAATTACGTACCGTGAAGTCCCTTCGGCGAGCCTTTATGTGGGAGTGTAAACTTCCCATGTATTAGCTTATTGCTTCTAAGCTCTAACATTCCATATACGTCGTAATAAGACTACCAAAACTCGTAAAAGCCTCACTGTCTAACAATCTCATAGAATTCTCTAACCAGTAAATACACTTACCATTAGAAACCTTTCAGTCTCTCAACGCATGTATGGCATTCTATCGGTATGCTCAATACCTCAGATTATAGGACGACCACGTCGGTAAAAAATAATCATGCCCCAGCCTCCACGCGAAgagcttaattttttataaggtGTTTGGTCCCAGGAATAGCATCTCTAGTCGTTTTAACAGCAGGATTTGAGAGAATAGTCTCCACCTTTTAGATTATTGCACCGAGTACCATCTACAGGGGGTGAGACTacgttatttttaattatagaaCATACTTTCACAACATATACGTGAAGTAACGACAAATACATTTCACAACATATATGTGAAGGGGCttcaaaacaaatcaaaaggaAGCATCTATTCAAGCAAGTCAAACTAAATTGATCAAACTAAGAACAAATTTGCAGACTCAAACCCCagaacataaaatataaacaattcccatcaaaaacaaatttatttcaataaaaataaaatacaataaaaacaaacatgAAAACTAAAACCCATTGTTCCATCCATCACAAGAGACAGTCACaagtaaaaacataaaacagGTCAAGATTATTATATTCACAAGTCATAGCCCACATAAACAGGATTCAAAGCAGATCAACTCTCAGAAACCAACGGCTGCATTTCAGTCGTCTGCTCACCAAACACCTTAGCGATCTTCTCTGTAGGAACCAAAGGCAAATAGGAGGCAACCTTGTACCCTTTCTCTGCACTGCTAACCACTGTCTCGTTATACTTGTCGCTGCAATAAGCAGCTGTTGGGACAACGACCGAGGCAACTTGAGGGAAGAGCGGGAGCATGTTGAGTTTACGCCAAGCTGAAACCGCACATTGTTCAGCTTTGGGTTCATACTTCGCATAAAGCTCTTTTGCTGTGGGTTCATACTTGGTGTACACTGATTTTGCTAATCCTGAGGCGGTGTTCACCACTCCAGCACGGTGGACTTCGGAAGCCACGCCACGAGCAACCTCGGGAGCCTTTTGGGCTGCCAAGATGGCTTCGGTTGAGACCTGTTTGATGACTGGAGGGACTTGACGATCAAGCTTGGTCACTGATTCACCCACCTGCAATAAAAACAAAGGATCAATCTTTGGGTactaccttttttttcttggcaATCAAAGATTTGAGCAAAAATAGTTTTCAGTAATTTTAGGTACTAAAACTTCCAAATTTTTTGAATCATTTTGGATTAAACTcattttgaatttggatttgCTTCAACTCTAGTTTGTGTTATTCTGGATGTAGATTTCAAGGCATTTGAATTTGGATTCTCATTAATCCCATTTTCAGGTTCGAATCAAAACTAACAAGCCCACAATTTTGCAACTAAACCATTACCAGTTTTGAATCACAAATATTGAAAGGCATGTTCCATATGACAATTACCCCAACACCAACCCagaatttcaatttcaaagttATGTACACAGAATTTACTTATAGCCATTGCCTATGAAATGAAagaaaccaaattgaataaaaacgAAGAGATCATATTACCTTGGAATCAACGAATTTAAGGAATTCAACAGGGACATCATGGTATTTATCATAAACCGGTCCAACCACACTCTTAACCGTTCCCTCAACGGTCTCGACGCTAGGTTTCAACGGCCCCAATCTTTCCTTAGCGTAAAGGTAAAGGTTGGTGAAGCACAAAGCGGCGTGAACGGCGGCTACTTGCACGAACTCCAAGTATTTCAGCCTCTGTTCTTCTTCCTCTTTAGcctttcaaattcaaataaaaaaacaatacaaaaacaaatcaatttaaaaataaaaaaaaaggaaaactcaaaatacataaaaacccaacaaaagaacaaataaaaagagagagagagaaagctTTAATGAAAATACCATGTCTTGCTGGAAGTTAGAATCTCCTTGagccatgaaaataaaaaaccagTAGTTGTGATTGTAAAAGATGAGAACTTTTTGCTTTGGGGCAGAGATCAGAAGACTGGGTTCTTTTTCGGCGTTGAATTGTGAAAGAAAAGGGTGGAAAAGGGGGTGGTTTTATAGGGCAGAATAAGATGGGCGGTGGAGATTAAGAGGTGAAGGAACGTGTGGGTTAAGGGCCGTTTAGAGTGGTCAAAGCCGAGGCTTGAAAATGAAGGATCCTTCGGGGATAAGCTAACCCAACCGTACATTACCAAGCTAAGGAAAATGTGACGTCAACCAACAAACCTACACCATCGATTTGGAtcctctttttttcctttttttgtgaCATATTTGGGTCcttttcaagaaaaaagaaagtggaGGCTGAGTTCACCaatcaatttttccatttttgattTTTAGAATCCCATGTTCatttcttgattttattttagaatttttacatattatttataaaattttaaattgtttaaaaagttaaattatataaatccttttacattttataaatttagaatttaatcaatgtgtttttatttttaagaatttattctttatattttaaaattttgaatttaaattttattattaattaaaatatattttgctaGTTATATGATTActaaatgagtttttatttattttaaaatatcgtaccaataaaattttaaaaataatagtattaaaattgctcttaaattttaaagtttaaaaagcaaaagatcaaattcttaaaaataaatgtacaattattaaattttaaatttgtaaagtGTACATAAACTTTcaagatattttaataattttaaataaataataaaaccaataactctcattttactaatttttaaataatgtttttaaattattttcacaaattttaatataaaaatatttttataatataaataattatattaattataaattaataaaattaacatcaaCTCGATTTAAATAACAAAGTTTTTAACTTGTGGACAAAATGATCATTCAACGTGAATGACTCAAATTGgttttcattttcacaatttttcttTCCAAGTTTAGTAGAAATGGATTTGGGTTTTAGTTTAtgggattaaaattttagtttgacAAATTGcgtattttaaataattttttcttaaattcgTCTTAGTCAATTTTAACTCTcgaataatgaaaattaaaaggaaatattttGAGATACCAAAATGATGcgaaaataatttgaaaagataaataaccttaaatcaaaaaaaaaaaccacaagaAAGATGAAGGAATTTAAAAGGGAAATTCTCTTACTTTGAATGGAATACAGAGGATGAAGTGATTACAAACCATGGTCACTCTAATTTTACTAGTGTTTTACTGGACCACTAAAACTTCAAGTAGATAAGTTTTTCTATAGATTCCACGAATCGGGTCAgtttaaatgagttaaataagCCTCATTTAATCAGTTGATCTCTATAGAATATTCTATGTGAATTCATCACGAACTTTGATTCGCGATTCGTGATcctaaaacttatatttttagagTATAATCTTAAACTTATTTAAAGTATAAACAAAGAAATGCTCAAATTTTGAACTACAAATCATGCTTATATTGTgttgaatgaattttaatttaatataattaaatttaaatttaaattgcgttttcaaaaataaattatttttcaaatcaatatccaaaaagataattaagtaaaatagtCCAACAGTACCCCAAaatcttctattaaatttattgatgtgatattttgaaattaaaaagtgGTTTGATAATCAAGTAACAATAAGAATAACGTTGAAAatgtttatatgaatttaaaaaacgTTCATTCGAACTTgtcatgataaaatatttttcttgttgaaatattatttttagaaaattgatgtcaacattttgattgaaataattaataatcttaaatattttgactaactaataacattataaaagtataaagatcaaattattgacattataaaagtataaagatcaaattatgtcaaaaataaagtatatagattaaatctcaagtttTAGCGTAGTATAAGGTTAAAACCGAAGTTTGATCATTGTcttattatgtaaaaaaaaatagagcaaCAAGGCAAACCTAAAAGAAATAGGAAGTTACGTATCTATCTCCAAGACCTTTGAggcattcaaattatatataatcacataatattttactcaaaaattaatgatattaactatttggactaaTTAGTATTTAGTAACATTATAAATTACATGGACCAAATTACATTACAAGTTAAAGTGTAGCacttaaatctcaaatttaggcataataaagggatgaaaattgaaatttaatcattttctaaaactacaAAAAGGGATAAGATCgacacaaatctaaaaaaataggAAACCATGTCTCAGTCTCTAAGACTCTTagagtatttaaattatatataaacacgTAACGTTTTAACTAAAAAGTTAACGAGattaactatttgaactaattaataacataataaaaatataaggacaaaattatgttaaaatttaaagtatagaTATCAATACTCAAATTTAGACATATTAGagggaccaaaattaaaatttaaccattttggtaaaatgaaaaaaaaaggaaaagaaaggaaatatgGTTTGGGTGTGTCACGCGTGTAAGTAGAAGGAAGGTCTTTTGATATTCCTTTCATATATAGTTATATAgattttaatcaaaaaattaatgatattaattatttggattaattagtaatattataaaatatagtaatcaaattacatcaaatttaaaatgtagtggttaaatctcaaatttaggTATAATAgaataccaaaattaaaatttaacatttttctataactgcaaaaaaagaagaaggtagGATTGATGCAAATCTAAAAGATATAAGAAATCACGTGGCAATTTTAAGACTCTTAAggtattcaaattaatataatattgtaatattttaaccaaaaagtTAACGATAGTGACCATTCagactaattaataacattataagtATATAGAGAccaatttatgttaaaatttaaagtataaaatttaaacatattagaggaccaaaactgaaatttaatcattttggtaaaaagcaaaagaaaggaaatgaagGAAGCATGAGTTGCCACGTGTAAGTAGGCGGATGGTCTATAGTTATATAGATTCCGATGTTCAGCCTATATAGTATTTGTcacttaattatatttttagaaaaataaattaatactaGAAATCTTATAATACGTGTATATgtgtaaaaatcataaatttaaaatataaatatatgttaaaaataaaatacgataaataatgaatttcatggtttgaaactaattaataatagtacataaaatatgtacattattaaaatgaaaaaattagattaaatggtttatcatgGTGATGTCATTAATCTTAAGTCGATGTTAGCTTAACTTGTGATTTTAACTTAATCAAATACATTATAAATATAGAAATCCTATCACACGCATATGTGTGTGAAATCACAAATGTATACAACAACGATGGAggtaataaagtgtgcataataaaattaaaatataaaattatcaatataaagttttagttatttggtaaattaaaggttttactaatgcaattagcgtgggttcaaatctcactatattcatatttttattaattttttaaaagtgtaAAGATTAAAATACCCTCGAATAATGTTACTTATTCTCATTACAAAATGGTATTCCCGTAATTTCCTAACTGAGTCGATGCTCGATTGACTCATGACACCAATTCAATCAGAAGCTTAAATGatagtagtatatatatatataattgatagaGGTAATAAAgtgtgtataataaaattaaaatgtatataaatattaaaataaagctttagtttagtagtaaattaaatgttttattaatgcAATTGGTGCAAAATCCcactatatgcatatttttattgatttttaaagtgaaaatattaaaatgtcttgaataatattactaattttaattaCGAAAGGGCATTCTCagaattttaattgaattggtgCCCAATTGAGTCATGACACCAACTCGATcaaaagtttaaataataatatagatattgTACATTACATGTGAGAAataaacgaaaaataaaatgcaacaatccattaataattgaattgatGAATGGTTGGTTTTTTAATGTGATTATGAACATAATTGGAGTGAAAGTAACATAACGTGACATGTATCGATAAGATTCAATTAATGGCTTTTGGAGATatctttttcaaattataacatATTTGAAACTGGGTAAGGAAAAGTGTTgcaaattatatttgaaatgtttattaaatCATAAGCTATCACATAGTGATTACGCACTTCATCTCTTAATCATGCAGTCGGCccttatttataaaattgaaacacATTTTACGACTACATGTTTATCTCTTCAAGAAGCACCCATCGAGGATGAATACCCTGATTTCAACTTGGATTATGGATAGAAGTTATAAGTGAAGATTATCAAATTTTCTAGGTCTTTTTCCATCTGGATgatgtttaaaaaaatacatatttaggtccattaaaaaaaataaaggtatactttataataaaaaaatcattttagctcttcattaaaattttcatttattttagcCCTCGAACatgtattttttgtcaaatcaccccaaaatggatgaaaagttgtttgttaactttgctaacGTGGTATACATGTGGATTGCTACATGGATGACATGacatcattttatcattttttaaatttgaaatatatataatttttgataattttaatgatttttaaattttaaaataattatatatatttttgaatttatacaatttaaaaaattaattaaatgttgatgtgtcacgtggcaatccacatgtatgccacatcaacaaagttaaaaattattaatttttcatccatttttatgtgatttaacaaaaaaacaaattcaaagattaaaatagacgaaaaattaaataaaaactaaaataactttttataaaagtttgaggactaAATAAGTAATTATGCTGAAAATTGCAAGCAATGGGAAGGGTATATACCCCaccaattattaaaataattcacaatttataatgtaccaatcaaaattaatgtTATCTCTGGCACAGTCAACtaccatatataaatatatcaccCTATCATTTTATTGAGCCTTTTGGGAagctcaaataattaaaaaaatgtttttttcttgtaattcatatttttacacCATATGCAATAAAGAAAGTAATAGGTGGTGTGTTCTTTGTTTTGAACTTCACATTTTCTCCTTGTGACCTTCATATACTTTAAATTGTTGTCACACTATCAATTTTTGGGGTAAGGGCtattattttagtcaatttttcATACATAATGGATTTAGTTTATCAACTTTTAATAGTTCTTAATCAAAtgaacttattttaatttatctaaattaaaataatattaagtcTGTTAAGTTAATCGATTCGATTATAATTGTCAATAATCGATAATCAATCAAGTTAACTATTCTACCTAAGCCTTTAAACAAGCCTAACTAgaatcgatttttttttaatacaatgacTAAAAATACCTATAGTTCAttctcaacccttaaataggaaaataatacGCTTCAGCGCACTTAAATTCACGTCCTactgcattgacaataataccaATATCAATCGAACTAATACTCAATAGGCAATTGTAATCAAATTTTACACACTgagaatcaaaagaaaacaatataAAAGCAAGAAATGAGAGAGTGACCCTTTGAGCATAACTTGTGTGGGTTGGTCCAAAGGGACCACTGAAATGgcatttgatttgatttgattcactGCCTAAATGTTAGGCTGCTACTATGATGGAGCCATCCTTCATTAACAAACCCATCCTTACAAACATACAAATGCCATGCAAACGACGGCATTCACaattgtatttgaaaaaaaaacaacaaacctctctctctatatataaatttttatatttgaaaaattgaattcatttattcattcaatCATCTACTTCATGTGAAGgaaattaatttcaatgtaCCAAATCCCATGCAATTGAGTTTATGAATGGGAATAACcaattgaaataatcaaaagaTGATCGTAAAATAAAACCATTGAAACATAAATGAGACTAGTTATGATATTCACTTCGACCCGACTGACCCGGTTCCCATACAGACTCATAACTCGGTCAACGAAGCATAGTTCGTTGGTATGTAGCTCACCTGCATGAGTTCGCATCACTATGCAGGTGAACCACTATCCAAGAAACACGTGTTGATCCTATTGTAGGGTACATGTTGACCTCCATAGGGGCTTACCTAATCAAATCATTAAATCGCCCCatataaataagaaattgaCTTCCACACTCAACAAGATTATActccaaaacccaaatttatgGATTTTTCCTTGAATATTTATCTTCATTTCAAAAGAGATTCCCCAAAAAAACAACCATTTtcacctttatttttcttgcccATGTCCTCTAAAAACTTTCATGgtacaataatttatttttccctttcttttacCTATTGATCGACAACTCAAAAGCATCCACCCTCCCTCACTAACTAgccaaaattataataaatagattctctccccaaattaaaaaaaaaccactaATAACAAACCTTGAACCTTAATCATCCAAGAACAGAGCAACAAAATATactctgtttttgtttttatataatttatactgTTACACATTACAGAATCTTAAACCCCATAAATCAGAATATAATACATGCTCAACTAAAATCTCAAGTCTTAATTAaccattgaataaaattttaaaattacccaTAACACCAAAagtaaagggaaaaaagaagaagaagaaaaagagattttgtgagcaagaaaaaaaaagtattaagtAAATAGTAACAAT
This genomic window contains:
- the LOC105761051 gene encoding REF/SRPP-like protein At3g05500 — encoded protein: MAQGDSNFQQDMAKEEEEQRLKYLEFVQVAAVHAALCFTNLYLYAKERLGPLKPSVETVEGTVKSVVGPVYDKYHDVPVEFLKFVDSKVGESVTKLDRQVPPVIKQVSTEAILAAQKAPEVARGVASEVHRAGVVNTASGLAKSVYTKYEPTAKELYAKYEPKAEQCAVSAWRKLNMLPLFPQVASVVVPTAAYCSDKYNETVVSSAEKGYKVASYLPLVPTEKIAKVFGEQTTEMQPLVSES